The Deferrivibrio essentukiensis genomic sequence ATTTTTAAAATTAAAAGATTTATTAAAAAAAGCTGACAATCTTGAGACGGAAAAAAGGTTTTTTGATGCCAATGAAATATATTTATATGTGGAAAGGGTATTCAATAACAAGCTTGATATTTATGAAAAATTTAAAATCCTGCTTTCAAAGGCAAATTTTGAAAACCTAAATGATAATATTTCAAAAGCGGAAAATTTTTATCATCAGATTGACAATGAAATTATAAAGAGTAAACATTTTAGCCCTTTTGCTTGCTCAGATGATATGAGTAAATATTATTTAAGATTGACAAAATTTTATCTCAAAAAATTTGAAATTGATAATGCCAAAAATATTCTGGAAGAGTGTAAAGATATTATAGACAACGATTATGAGGACAAATATTATGAAATTTTAGGAAATATATATGAAATAGATTTTGATTTTGATAAAGCTCTCCATTATTACCATAAGTCTGAAGAGAATGGGTATATGGTAGATGAAGCAAGGGCTTTTAACAATAAAATGCGACTTTTTATTAAAATGAATGAGTTTAAATTTGCAAAAAAGCTCATAAATGCGTATAAAACACCCCCCCTTAATTCTGAAAATGTATATTACATACTAAAATATTCTCTTTTAAACGGCGATAAAGATTTTTTTGATTTATTAAGAAGTTACAAATTTTATAATAGTAAATTTGATAAACTGAATATGTTAATTTTAAACAAACTAAATTTGTGCCAATTAGAAATACAGGATATTAATCATAAATTTACTAACTTTATATGTGATTTGTATGAAAAATTTTTTGACGGAATGAGTCTTGAAGAATATCTCATTGAGATAAAGTCAAATAGTTTAATTGAGGATATACTTGGTCTTAAAGAGTATATTTTAAACTTTATTGAAAATAAAAAGGTACTAACTTTTAAGGAATTGTTGAGCACAACTATATATTTTTAATAACTTTTATTGTAATTGGAAAAAAGTGTGATAAGATAAAGTTGCTGCTTAATTTTAAAATTGAGGGTTTTGGTGGGGCTAAACTATCATTTTCTCCTTGGGGGGAGAGACCTTGAAATGTTTGAAATTGAATCAATCTTAATTGATAATTGCATTACATTTTCCAATCGTAATTTAAGTTGGGGAGCAACACTGAGCAGTTATGAAGATTTATTTGATTTAGACTTTAAGTTTATAGGTATTGAGCTTATTTCCGATTGTAAACCTCCAAAAAATTATATTATTATTGACCATCACAATGAATATTCCAGTAACAAATCTTCTATTGAGCAGGTGGCTGATTTATTAAATATCCGTCTTAGCAGGTATCAAACATTAGTGGCATTGAATGATAGTGGGTATATTCCTGCAATGCTAAATTATGGTGCTACAATTGAAGAGGTATCCGCAATAAGAAAAAAAGACAGAATGTGTCAGGGTGTGACTTTAGAAG encodes the following:
- a CDS encoding tetratricopeptide repeat protein, translating into MLNNSAIETNLILNTSNLSDLPNFLKENRCHIDIQYKDIGEYYKNLNKFLLRDLKDKVCEDIDFAVFFPVVGSDSKIFAVTYQKSNMLYSKSIKDIEYFARMTKCFINKKFDIPLSLLNINGKYEINADENFYGDSYTLAVFLTILITNFGKVGAFPITVTGIFNDKFEIEPVNYVQEKYKVFDREILNSSRKFVYCSDVNLNYPDALRVDNTDEVLDAINFEYFFPEKFLKLKDLLKKADNLETEKRFFDANEIYLYVERVFNNKLDIYEKFKILLSKANFENLNDNISKAENFYHQIDNEIIKSKHFSPFACSDDMSKYYLRLTKFYLKKFEIDNAKNILEECKDIIDNDYEDKYYEILGNIYEIDFDFDKALHYYHKSEENGYMVDEARAFNNKMRLFIKMNEFKFAKKLINAYKTPPLNSENVYYILKYSLLNGDKDFFDLLRSYKFYNSKFDKLNMLILNKLNLCQLEIQDINHKFTNFICDLYEKFFDGMSLEEYLIEIKSNSLIEDILGLKEYILNFIENKKVLTFKELLSTTIYF